Part of the Microbulbifer salipaludis genome is shown below.
CATGCGGCGTCGGCGACCAAGATTGACAGTAACGGGAATTGTGAAAGCGGGGCGGTTCATTTTGGTCATTTGCGGCCAAGTGCAGTCTGCTGCGGTGGCCTGCATGCAGAGGCGGTTCCAAAGTGGCCCAAGCCCTGTAGAATGCGCAACTAGTTAAATTTTGATCAACGGAAGCTTCTGTGAATCCTTCGAAAAAAAGCACCAGTAAAAATAAAGTATTGGGAATCGTTGTCGCCGTGGGCGTGGCTGCGGTAGCTGCTGTGATTCTGTTTGCGCCCAAGCCTGAGAAAAAAGTTTCGGAGCCGGTGCTGCCGCCAGTAGCGGATGTACTGTATGTGGAGCCCGGCCAGCGCACCCTGCTTGTACCGAGCCAGGGTACCGTACGTGCGCGTCATGAGATCGATGTGGTTGCGCGTGTGGGCGGTGCTATTGAGCGGGTCGGAGACATGTTTGTCGCCGGTGGGTTCTTCGCTGAGGGAGATTCGCTGTTGCAGATCGAGGCTGCCGATTATCAGTTCCAGCTGACCCGCGCCGAATCTCAACTGGCCAATGCCCAGTCCGCACTCGCACAGGAGCAGGGGCGGGCCAAACAGGCCAAGCGCGAGTGGCGCAACCTGGGCAGCGAGGAGGCCAATGCCCTGTTCCTGCGCACGCCGCAACTGGAGGCGGCCCGCGCCGCCGTGGAGGCCGCGCGCGCGGATCGCGACCAGGCCAAGCTGAACCTGGAGCGCACCCGGGTGCGCACGCCGTTTGCTGGTCGTGTGGTGGAGACCTATGTGGACCTTGGGCAGTTTATTGCCGCCGGTACCAAGCTGGCGCGCATCCACAGTACCGGTGTGGCGGAGGTCCGCCTGCCGCTGACCGATCGCCAACTGGCATTGCTGGACCTGCCGCTGGGGCAGGCGATCGAGAACGGCCCGGCGGTTCGCCTCAGCGCC
Proteins encoded:
- a CDS encoding efflux RND transporter periplasmic adaptor subunit, which codes for MNPSKKSTSKNKVLGIVVAVGVAAVAAVILFAPKPEKKVSEPVLPPVADVLYVEPGQRTLLVPSQGTVRARHEIDVVARVGGAIERVGDMFVAGGFFAEGDSLLQIEAADYQFQLTRAESQLANAQSALAQEQGRAKQAKREWRNLGSEEANALFLRTPQLEAARAAVEAARADRDQAKLNLERTRVRTPFAGRVVETYVDLGQFIAAGTKLARIHSTGVAEVRLPLTDRQLALLDLPLGQAIENGPAVRLSAEIAGQPREWRGQLVRTEAAIDASSRFVYAVARVQDPYSGAAPLVNGLFVEADIAGKTLENVARLPRQALHEGSHVLVLDDENKLRFRDVELLQAVDAEVWVRGQLARGERVVVSSLGYLREGMAVTANPLNEKPDGIQLGDEGAAAEAEEQPAVTAGLGDAKAGAF